The following are encoded together in the Asticcacaulis sp. genome:
- a CDS encoding IclR family transcriptional regulator: protein MSDKATSKYRAPALEKGLDVLELLATAKSPMTLSQISARLDRSVSELFRMVQVLEIRGYVGMSASGEGFELTNKLFSLGISRGPSQNLLASALPLMQSLSDQTRQACHLAIASDDRMVVIARIEAPGDVGFSVRVGYQRPLAHSTSGLLIYAFQKPKIREQWRALLKPGLSPDEWATFEAQADKAQAQGHFSAPSSYIDGITDISCPVINDVGVIAALTMPWIHIEDGITLDDALVRLKATAKTLSKTLGG from the coding sequence ATGTCCGATAAAGCCACCAGCAAATATCGCGCCCCGGCGCTGGAAAAAGGTCTCGATGTCCTCGAACTCCTGGCCACCGCCAAATCGCCCATGACCCTGTCGCAGATATCGGCGCGGCTGGACCGGTCGGTCAGCGAACTGTTCCGCATGGTGCAGGTGCTGGAAATCCGCGGCTATGTCGGGATGTCGGCCAGCGGCGAAGGATTTGAGCTGACCAACAAGCTGTTTTCGCTGGGCATTTCGCGCGGACCAAGCCAGAACCTGCTGGCCAGCGCCCTGCCCCTGATGCAATCCTTAAGTGACCAGACCCGCCAGGCCTGTCACCTCGCCATCGCCTCGGATGACCGCATGGTGGTCATCGCGCGCATCGAAGCGCCGGGCGATGTCGGGTTTTCGGTGCGCGTGGGTTATCAGCGGCCGCTGGCCCATTCGACCTCCGGCCTGCTGATCTATGCCTTCCAGAAGCCGAAGATCCGTGAGCAGTGGCGCGCCCTGCTCAAGCCCGGCCTGTCGCCGGACGAATGGGCCACGTTCGAGGCCCAGGCGGACAAGGCCCAGGCCCAGGGGCATTTTTCCGCCCCCTCAAGCTATATCGACGGCATCACCGATATCTCATGCCCGGTCATCAACGATGTTGGGGTCATCGCCGCCCTGACCATGCCGTGGATTCATATCGAGGACGGCATTACCCTCGATGACGCTTTGGTGCGCCTGAAAGCCACAGCCAAAACTTTAAGCAAGACACTCGGCGGATAG
- a CDS encoding aldo/keto reductase → MTTAYPFPRRRLGSTSVEVTALGFGAAALGNLFRAIADDTAQACLQAALDSGIAYIDTAPHYGQGLSERRLGQALGKSLFSRPPLTLFHQGRPRPDTGSAASGRD, encoded by the coding sequence GTGACGACCGCGTACCCCTTTCCCCGCCGCAGGCTGGGCTCGACCTCCGTCGAGGTGACGGCGCTTGGCTTCGGCGCCGCGGCGCTCGGCAATCTCTTTCGCGCCATTGCTGACGATACGGCGCAGGCCTGTCTCCAGGCCGCGCTCGACAGCGGCATCGCCTATATCGACACCGCACCGCACTATGGCCAGGGGCTTTCGGAACGCCGCCTCGGCCAGGCCCTCGGAAAGTCGCTTTTTAGTCGGCCTCCCCTCACCCTTTTCCACCAAGGTCGGCCGCGTCCTGACACCGGTAGCGCCGCCTCCGGCCGGGACTGA
- a CDS encoding aldo/keto reductase — protein sequence MRSFESSLKRLGREKIDILLAHDLGTVTHGDDAAGHMKAFLDGGLRAMQDLKAQRLVGAIGLGVNEWQVCEDLLAHADLDVVLLAGRYTLLEQGALDSFLPLCEAKGVSVIVGGPFNSGILIGGNHYDYGRVPPEICDRVTELKAACTAHNVPLAAAALQFPLAHPAVACVIPGMANAAEVAANVALFAHDIPSALWDDLKTGGLLHDRAPIPKTRVLS from the coding sequence ATGCGGTCTTTCGAGAGCAGCCTGAAGCGCCTGGGGCGTGAAAAGATCGATATCCTGCTGGCCCACGATCTGGGCACGGTGACGCATGGTGATGACGCCGCCGGCCATATGAAAGCTTTCCTGGACGGTGGCCTGCGCGCCATGCAGGATCTGAAGGCCCAGAGGCTGGTGGGCGCGATCGGTCTTGGCGTCAATGAATGGCAGGTGTGCGAAGACCTCCTCGCCCATGCCGACCTGGATGTCGTGCTCCTGGCCGGCCGCTATACCCTGCTGGAACAGGGCGCGCTTGATAGCTTCCTGCCCCTGTGCGAGGCGAAAGGCGTCTCGGTGATCGTCGGCGGACCGTTCAATTCCGGCATCCTGATCGGTGGCAATCATTATGATTATGGACGCGTGCCGCCGGAAATCTGCGACCGCGTCACGGAACTGAAAGCCGCTTGCACCGCGCACAATGTGCCGCTCGCCGCCGCCGCCCTGCAATTTCCGCTCGCCCATCCGGCTGTGGCCTGCGTCATTCCCGGCATGGCCAACGCCGCCGAGGTAGCCGCCAACGTGGCCCTGTTCGCTCATGATATTCCGTCCGCCCTGTGGGACGATCTTAAAACCGGAGGGCTGCTGCACGACCGCGCGCCCATACCGAAAACACGAGTGCTGTCATGA
- a CDS encoding UxaA family hydrolase has translation MNTGPFILLHPDDNVLVCRQHAFRGQSITLDGDIVVLPDEITVGHKIARRDLKAGEKIIKYGAPIGSMKTDAARGAHIHIHNMQSDYIKSHTREVTGHGH, from the coding sequence ATGAATACCGGCCCCTTCATCCTGCTCCATCCGGACGACAATGTGCTGGTCTGCCGTCAGCACGCCTTCCGTGGCCAGTCGATCACGCTTGATGGCGACATTGTCGTTCTCCCCGATGAGATAACGGTCGGCCATAAGATCGCCCGCCGCGACCTGAAGGCCGGTGAAAAGATCATCAAGTACGGCGCCCCCATCGGCTCGATGAAGACCGATGCCGCGCGCGGCGCCCACATCCACATTCACAATATGCAAAGCGATTATATCAAGAGTCACACGCGCGAGGTCACCGGTCATGGACATTAA
- a CDS encoding UxaA family hydrolase: MDINTPFQAWLRPDGRKGIRNVICVVYLVECAHHVARQIVNKCDDSEVHLIGFPGCYPNDYAYKMMEALCTHPNVGGAVLVSLGCESFNREALKRHIEASGRPVETYVIQNEGGTLETIRKGVEAVRRIQAIAKQTPRGDMNVSELIVGTICGGSDGTSGITANPAVGRAFDTLGAAGAACIFEETGELVGCEKIMASRAITPELGAELEASVLKAEKYYTIMGFGSFAPGNAEGGLTTQEEKSMGAYSKSGSAPICGIIKPGDVPPSGGLYLLDVVPDGEPRFGFPNISDNAEIVEMIACGAHLTLFTTGRGSVVGSAISPVIKVCANPETYRKLSGDMDIDAGRIMEGRATLDEVGAEITDRVLRVAVGEPSLSEQMGHQEFILTYKAFDPVGPACLPLRTAR; the protein is encoded by the coding sequence ATGGACATTAATACACCGTTCCAGGCCTGGCTGCGTCCCGACGGTCGCAAGGGTATCCGCAACGTTATCTGCGTCGTCTATCTCGTCGAGTGCGCCCACCATGTGGCGCGCCAGATCGTCAATAAGTGCGACGACAGCGAAGTCCACCTGATCGGCTTCCCCGGCTGCTACCCGAACGACTACGCCTACAAGATGATGGAAGCCCTGTGTACCCATCCCAATGTCGGCGGTGCGGTTCTGGTGTCGCTCGGCTGCGAAAGCTTCAACCGCGAGGCCCTGAAGCGTCATATCGAAGCCTCAGGCCGGCCGGTTGAGACCTATGTCATCCAGAACGAGGGCGGCACGCTGGAAACCATCCGCAAGGGGGTCGAGGCTGTCCGCCGTATCCAGGCCATCGCCAAACAGACGCCGCGCGGCGACATGAACGTGTCCGAACTGATTGTAGGCACCATCTGCGGCGGCTCAGACGGCACATCGGGCATCACCGCCAATCCGGCGGTCGGCCGCGCCTTCGATACCCTGGGCGCCGCCGGCGCCGCCTGCATCTTCGAGGAAACCGGCGAACTGGTCGGCTGCGAGAAGATCATGGCCTCGCGTGCGATCACGCCGGAACTGGGCGCCGAGCTGGAAGCCTCGGTACTCAAGGCCGAAAAATACTACACCATCATGGGTTTCGGCTCCTTCGCGCCTGGCAATGCCGAGGGCGGCCTGACGACCCAGGAAGAGAAGTCGATGGGCGCCTATTCCAAGTCGGGTTCGGCGCCGATCTGCGGCATCATCAAACCGGGCGATGTGCCCCCCTCCGGCGGTCTTTACCTGCTCGACGTGGTGCCGGATGGCGAGCCGCGCTTTGGCTTCCCGAATATCTCCGACAATGCCGAGATCGTGGAAATGATCGCCTGCGGGGCACACCTGACGCTCTTCACCACGGGCCGCGGTTCGGTGGTCGGCTCGGCCATTTCACCGGTCATCAAGGTCTGCGCCAATCCGGAAACCTATCGAAAGCTGTCAGGCGACATGGATATCGATGCCGGCCGCATTATGGAAGGCCGCGCCACACTCGATGAGGTCGGCGCCGAGATCACCGACCGGGTGCTGCGTGTCGCCGTCGGCGAGCCATCCCTGAGCGAACAGATGGGCCATCAGGAGTTCATCCTGACCTATAAGGCGTTTGATCCGGTGGGTCCGGCGTGTCTGCCCCTAAGGACGGCCAGATAG
- a CDS encoding SDR family oxidoreductase gives MGRLTGKTALITAAGQGIGRATAELFLKEGATVIATDINAEALTGLEGAITRVLDVTSAEAVKAIASEFSEVNVLYNCAGVVHAGTILDCDEDQWQFALDLNVTAQYRMIRAILPNMLKTGGGSIINMSSVASSIKGVPNRFAYGATKASVIGLTKSVAADFVTKGVRCNAICPGTVETPSLLQRLRDTGDFDKAYAEFNARQAMGRLGRTSELANLALYLASDESSFTTGQIHIIDGGWIN, from the coding sequence ATGGGACGTTTAACCGGCAAGACCGCTTTGATCACCGCCGCCGGGCAGGGCATTGGTCGCGCCACGGCCGAACTCTTCCTGAAGGAAGGCGCCACAGTTATTGCCACCGACATCAATGCCGAGGCCCTGACCGGGCTTGAAGGTGCCATAACACGCGTGCTCGATGTCACCAGTGCCGAGGCGGTTAAGGCCATCGCTTCCGAATTTTCCGAAGTGAACGTGCTCTATAATTGCGCCGGCGTTGTCCATGCCGGCACTATTCTCGATTGCGACGAGGATCAGTGGCAGTTCGCGCTCGACCTGAACGTGACGGCGCAGTACCGCATGATCCGCGCCATCCTGCCGAACATGCTGAAGACGGGCGGCGGTTCGATCATCAACATGTCGTCGGTCGCCTCCTCGATCAAGGGCGTGCCCAACCGCTTCGCCTACGGCGCCACCAAGGCGAGCGTGATCGGGCTCACAAAGTCGGTGGCAGCGGATTTCGTTACCAAGGGTGTCCGTTGCAACGCCATCTGCCCCGGCACGGTCGAGACGCCGTCCCTGCTGCAGCGCCTGCGCGACACCGGTGATTTCGACAAGGCCTATGCCGAATTCAATGCCCGCCAGGCGATGGGCCGCCTCGGCCGGACGAGCGAACTGGCGAATCTGGCGCTTTACCTCGCCTCGGATGAATCGAGCTTCACCACCGGCCAGATCCATATTATCGACGGCGGCTGGATTAACTAG
- a CDS encoding aldose 1-epimerase, producing the protein MLRLSSGDTLLDINPDVAGSISRLTRNGVDVMRPTPEGATDALQTACFPLVPFCNRIRNGKFVFEGHKVQLSPNLGDGHPHPLHGQGWRRPWRVIEATSSRAVLGYHHFADEWPWEYEATLIYELRTDGLRAFLNVKNLSKATMPVGLGFHPYFNRKPDSRLKAAVDGVWISDEETLPRNWHAGVLKKDWTHGDTLAHEITIDNAYTGFKGRAEIYEGNRLTHTMRASPDCHWLHVFVPVEGDYFCIEPVNHMPDPFNQPNSGLKCLKHDDTAMVWMDIAFHG; encoded by the coding sequence ATGCTGCGCTTAAGCTCCGGCGATACCCTTCTCGACATCAACCCCGATGTGGCGGGCAGCATTTCGCGCCTGACCCGGAATGGTGTCGATGTGATGCGGCCAACACCGGAAGGGGCCACTGACGCCCTGCAAACCGCCTGTTTTCCGCTGGTGCCTTTCTGCAACCGCATTCGTAATGGCAAGTTTGTTTTCGAGGGCCACAAGGTTCAGCTATCCCCCAATCTCGGCGATGGCCACCCGCATCCGCTGCACGGCCAAGGCTGGCGCCGGCCGTGGCGAGTGATCGAGGCGACCTCATCGCGTGCTGTGCTGGGCTATCACCATTTCGCCGATGAGTGGCCGTGGGAATATGAAGCGACCCTGATCTACGAACTGCGCACCGATGGCTTGCGCGCCTTCCTCAATGTCAAGAACCTGTCGAAAGCGACCATGCCTGTGGGCCTGGGCTTTCATCCCTATTTCAACCGAAAGCCGGACTCGCGCCTGAAGGCGGCGGTGGATGGCGTGTGGATTTCCGACGAGGAAACCCTGCCGCGCAACTGGCACGCCGGCGTGCTGAAAAAAGACTGGACGCATGGCGATACGCTGGCGCACGAGATAACCATCGACAATGCCTATACCGGCTTCAAGGGCCGTGCCGAAATCTACGAGGGTAACCGCCTGACGCACACGATGCGCGCCTCACCGGACTGCCACTGGCTGCATGTCTTCGTACCGGTGGAGGGGGATTATTTCTGCATCGAACCGGTCAATCATATGCCCGATCCGTTCAACCAGCCCAATTCAGGGCTGAAGTGCCTGAAGCACGATGATACGGCGATGGTGTGGATGGATATCGCTTTCCACGGCTAA
- a CDS encoding sugar porter family MFS transporter, with translation MSSTTKSVNMGLVMGLAIGAALGGLLFGYDTAVISGAVEAIDHNFVQPRTELSELARNAMTGNAVGIALWGCFLGSLIAGPLATAIGRRTGMMIAAVLFFISSIMAGYPELGLGPIGGMGPDALTPFMVYRFLGGCAIGMASLISPLYIAEIAPAKQRGLLVTFQQIAIVGGMLLVYFVNLKIGEMGDDAWVLATGWRHMLASCAIPAALFFLAAFFMPDTPRWYVMKGHEEKAMKLLTSLDGPEVAQNTMSEIKDSLKEHSGKLFSFGAGVIVVGVLLSVFQQFVGINAVLYYAPLMFKNMGSGTDTALLQTVIVGAANVLFTLVATVTVDRWGRKPLLILGALMMAVSMAALGYFFQTHTEGTALLYAAIFYIAGFALSWGPVVWVLLSEMFPNSIKGPAMAVAVAAQWISNYIVTASFKVVDGDTAINAVFNHGLNYYVYAACSVLAALFVWKFVPETKGKTLEAIESLWKKS, from the coding sequence ATGTCCTCAACAACCAAGTCCGTGAACATGGGACTGGTCATGGGTCTCGCCATCGGCGCGGCCCTGGGCGGTCTTTTGTTCGGTTACGACACCGCCGTCATTTCCGGCGCCGTCGAAGCCATCGATCATAATTTTGTCCAGCCGCGCACCGAACTGAGCGAACTGGCCCGCAACGCCATGACCGGCAATGCCGTCGGCATCGCCCTGTGGGGCTGCTTCCTGGGCTCGCTGATCGCTGGCCCCCTGGCCACCGCCATCGGCCGCCGCACGGGCATGATGATCGCCGCCGTGCTGTTCTTCATCTCGTCGATCATGGCCGGCTATCCGGAACTGGGCCTGGGCCCGATCGGCGGCATGGGGCCTGATGCCCTGACCCCCTTCATGGTCTATCGCTTCCTCGGTGGCTGCGCCATCGGCATGGCCTCGCTGATTTCACCGCTCTACATCGCCGAAATCGCCCCGGCCAAGCAGCGCGGCCTGCTGGTCACCTTCCAGCAGATCGCCATCGTCGGCGGCATGTTACTGGTCTATTTCGTCAATCTGAAGATCGGCGAAATGGGCGATGACGCCTGGGTGCTGGCCACCGGCTGGCGCCACATGCTGGCCTCCTGTGCCATCCCGGCCGCCCTGTTCTTCCTGGCTGCCTTCTTCATGCCGGATACACCGCGCTGGTACGTCATGAAAGGCCACGAAGAAAAGGCCATGAAGCTGCTGACCTCTCTTGATGGTCCGGAAGTCGCGCAGAATACGATGAGTGAAATCAAGGACAGCCTCAAGGAGCATTCCGGCAAGCTGTTCTCCTTCGGCGCCGGCGTCATCGTGGTGGGCGTCCTGCTCTCGGTCTTCCAGCAGTTCGTCGGCATCAATGCCGTGCTCTATTACGCCCCGCTGATGTTCAAGAACATGGGCTCCGGCACCGATACGGCCCTGCTGCAAACCGTCATTGTCGGTGCGGCCAATGTGCTGTTCACGCTGGTCGCCACCGTCACCGTCGATCGCTGGGGCCGCAAGCCGCTGCTGATTCTGGGCGCCTTGATGATGGCCGTTTCCATGGCCGCGCTCGGTTACTTCTTCCAGACCCACACCGAAGGCACGGCCCTGCTTTACGCCGCCATCTTCTATATCGCCGGCTTCGCCCTGTCGTGGGGACCGGTGGTCTGGGTGCTGCTGTCGGAAATGTTCCCGAACTCGATCAAGGGACCGGCCATGGCGGTCGCGGTCGCGGCGCAGTGGATCTCCAACTATATCGTCACCGCCTCCTTCAAGGTGGTTGATGGCGATACGGCGATCAATGCGGTCTTCAATCACGGCCTGAACTATTACGTCTACGCCGCCTGCTCGGTCCTGGCCGCGCTGTTCGTGTGGAAGTTCGTGCCGGAAACCAAGGGCAAGACGCTGGAGGCCATTGAAAGCCTCTGGAAGAAGTCCTAA
- a CDS encoding dihydroxy-acid dehydratase family protein, producing MSKRIPATPNGRFRSQDWFEAPGHIDLAALYLERFMNYGITPQELRSGRPIIGFAQSGSDIAPCNRIHLELAKRTRDGIRDAGGICMEFPVHPIFENCRRPTAAIDRNLSMMTLIEILHAYPLDAVVLTTGCDKTTPAGIMGATAMDIPAIVLSGGPMLDGHHEGELVGSGTIIWRSRAKLAAGQITEEEFIDLAAASAPSAGHCNTMGTASTMNAVAEVMGLSLPGCSAIPAPYRERGQMAYETGRRIVEMAYEDLKPSKILSRSSFTNAIAAVAAMGGSTNAQPHIIAMARHAGFELTDADWMQAHDIPLILNMQPSGKYLGERFHRAGGVPAILAELLDAKLIDGSAATITGKTITENNTGKNSKDREMIRTVADPIMERAGFMVLKGNLFDCAIMKTSVISKEFRDRYLSEPGNENVFECKAVVFDGSTDYHNRLNDPSLGIDERTILVIRGSGVVGWPGSAEVVNMQPPDALLKRGITSLPTLGDGRQSGTSDSPSILNASPESAVGGGLAWLRTGDIIRIDLNKGTCDMLVEPDVIETRKKDGLPPVPESQTPWQEIYRATVSQLHTGGVMEPALKYRKIAEKMPRHNH from the coding sequence ATGTCTAAAAGAATCCCCGCCACGCCCAATGGCCGTTTCCGCTCACAGGACTGGTTCGAGGCGCCCGGTCATATCGACCTGGCAGCGCTCTATCTGGAGCGTTTCATGAACTACGGCATCACGCCGCAGGAATTGCGTTCCGGCCGGCCGATCATCGGCTTCGCGCAATCCGGCTCTGATATCGCGCCGTGCAACCGCATCCATCTCGAACTGGCCAAGCGCACCCGCGATGGCATCCGCGACGCCGGCGGCATCTGCATGGAATTTCCGGTTCACCCGATTTTTGAGAACTGCCGCCGCCCGACGGCCGCCATCGACCGCAATCTGTCGATGATGACCCTGATCGAAATCCTGCACGCCTATCCGCTCGATGCCGTGGTGCTGACCACCGGCTGCGACAAGACCACACCGGCGGGCATCATGGGCGCCACCGCCATGGATATTCCCGCCATCGTCCTGTCTGGCGGGCCGATGCTTGACGGCCACCATGAAGGCGAACTTGTCGGCTCCGGCACCATTATCTGGCGGTCGCGCGCCAAGCTGGCGGCGGGGCAGATCACCGAGGAAGAATTCATCGATCTCGCGGCGGCTTCCGCCCCTTCGGCGGGGCATTGCAACACCATGGGCACGGCCTCGACCATGAACGCCGTTGCCGAGGTCATGGGCCTGTCATTGCCCGGTTGCTCGGCCATTCCGGCGCCTTACCGTGAGCGCGGGCAGATGGCCTATGAAACCGGCCGTCGCATTGTCGAAATGGCTTATGAAGACCTGAAGCCGTCGAAAATCCTGAGCCGGTCTTCTTTCACAAACGCTATCGCGGCGGTGGCGGCCATGGGCGGCTCGACGAATGCCCAGCCGCATATCATCGCCATGGCGCGCCACGCCGGCTTTGAGCTGACCGACGCCGACTGGATGCAGGCGCATGACATTCCGCTGATCCTCAATATGCAGCCTTCGGGCAAATATCTTGGCGAGCGTTTCCACCGCGCCGGCGGCGTGCCTGCCATCCTGGCCGAACTGCTGGACGCCAAGCTGATCGATGGCTCTGCCGCCACCATCACCGGCAAGACGATTACCGAGAACAATACCGGTAAAAACAGCAAGGACCGCGAAATGATCCGGACGGTCGCCGATCCGATCATGGAACGCGCCGGCTTCATGGTGCTGAAGGGCAATCTGTTCGACTGCGCCATCATGAAGACCTCGGTGATCTCGAAGGAATTCCGCGACCGTTACCTGAGCGAGCCGGGCAACGAAAATGTCTTTGAATGCAAGGCGGTCGTGTTTGATGGCTCGACCGATTACCATAACCGCCTCAACGACCCGTCGCTCGGCATCGATGAGCGCACCATACTGGTCATCCGCGGCTCCGGCGTGGTCGGCTGGCCGGGTTCCGCCGAGGTGGTCAATATGCAGCCGCCCGACGCCCTGCTGAAACGCGGCATCACGTCGCTGCCGACCCTGGGCGACGGCCGTCAGTCGGGCACCTCGGACTCGCCGTCCATCCTCAACGCCTCGCCGGAATCGGCGGTGGGTGGCGGCCTGGCCTGGCTCCGTACCGGTGATATCATCCGCATTGACCTGAACAAAGGCACCTGCGACATGCTGGTCGAGCCTGATGTTATCGAAACACGCAAAAAGGACGGTTTGCCGCCGGTTCCGGAGAGCCAAACGCCCTGGCAGGAAATCTACCGCGCCACGGTATCGCAACTGCACACCGGCGGAGTGATGGAGCCGGCATTGAAATATAGGAAGATCGCCGAGAAAATGCCCCGGCATAATCACTAA
- a CDS encoding SMP-30/gluconolactonase/LRE family protein: protein MTDLFQPTCIWDLKATLGEGPVWSAKDHAVWFVDIKKQHVHRYDVRTGGHQTFNAPSPCGFIAPKKRGGFIVGCKTGLYDFDPISGNFTFLTHVEPGLPGNRLNDGYVDAQGRLWFGSMDDDENHPTGKLYRYDARGLKTMDDDYVITNGPAVSPDCKTLYHNDTLKKIIYAFDLSPDGHLFNKRIFAQLDQEAPADASSPVCYAGEFERHGEHGDGYMDGPVVDSAGNVWNALFFGWGVNCYAPDGRLIRRVRFPVSNVTKIAFGGPDLRTVYATTAAKGLSPEDLQTQPLAGGLFTFQTDIAGLPQNEIMNEISHV, encoded by the coding sequence ATGACCGACCTATTCCAACCCACCTGCATCTGGGATTTGAAAGCCACCCTCGGCGAAGGCCCTGTCTGGTCAGCGAAGGACCACGCCGTCTGGTTTGTCGATATCAAGAAGCAGCACGTTCATCGCTATGATGTGCGTACCGGCGGCCATCAGACCTTCAACGCCCCCAGCCCCTGCGGCTTTATCGCCCCGAAAAAGCGTGGCGGCTTCATTGTGGGCTGCAAGACCGGTCTTTACGATTTCGATCCCATTTCCGGCAATTTCACCTTCCTCACCCATGTCGAACCTGGCCTGCCCGGCAACCGCCTGAATGACGGCTATGTCGATGCGCAAGGCCGTCTGTGGTTCGGCTCGATGGACGACGACGAAAATCATCCGACCGGTAAGCTCTATCGCTACGACGCGCGCGGCCTGAAGACGATGGACGATGACTATGTCATCACCAATGGCCCGGCGGTCTCGCCCGATTGCAAGACGCTCTATCACAACGATACCCTGAAAAAGATCATCTACGCCTTCGACCTCAGCCCTGACGGCCACCTGTTCAACAAACGTATCTTCGCCCAACTCGATCAGGAAGCGCCTGCCGATGCCTCAAGCCCCGTCTGCTATGCCGGTGAGTTCGAGCGCCACGGCGAGCACGGCGATGGCTATATGGACGGCCCGGTGGTCGACAGCGCCGGCAATGTGTGGAATGCACTGTTCTTCGGCTGGGGCGTCAACTGTTACGCGCCTGATGGCCGCCTGATCCGCCGTGTCAGGTTTCCGGTTTCCAATGTCACCAAGATCGCCTTCGGTGGCCCCGACCTCAGGACCGTCTACGCCACCACGGCGGCAAAGGGCTTAAGCCCCGAAGACCTGCAAACGCAGCCGCTGGCCGGCGGACTATTTACTTTCCAGACCGATATCGCGGGCTTGCCCCAAAATGAAATTATGAACGAGATCAGCCATGTCTAA
- a CDS encoding SDR family oxidoreductase, with product MTTPAPSAIYPSLKGRKVLITGGGSGIGAGLVTGFVRQGAIVHFIDLVDDVSASLDTGVLGQKPVFHKCDLTDTPLLEKTLAAILADGPVHILLNNAARDDRHSLSEVTSEFFDANIAVNLKHMAMCTRAVAPGMKAAGGGAILNFGSISWHLGLPDLVLYETAKAAIEGFTRALARELGPDNIRVTTIIPGNVKTKRQEKWYTPEGERQIVEAQCLPGRIVPENVAALAMFLASDDAALCTGHGYWIDAGWR from the coding sequence ATGACTACCCCCGCGCCGTCTGCCATCTATCCCAGTCTCAAGGGCCGCAAGGTGTTGATCACCGGCGGCGGCTCCGGCATCGGCGCGGGGCTGGTCACCGGTTTCGTCCGCCAGGGCGCGATTGTCCATTTCATCGACCTGGTCGATGATGTTAGTGCCTCGCTCGATACCGGCGTGCTGGGCCAGAAGCCGGTCTTCCACAAATGCGACCTGACCGATACGCCTTTGCTGGAAAAAACCCTGGCCGCCATCCTGGCCGATGGGCCTGTCCATATCCTGCTCAATAACGCCGCGCGCGATGACCGTCATTCATTGTCCGAAGTCACCTCGGAATTCTTCGACGCGAATATCGCCGTCAATCTCAAGCACATGGCCATGTGTACCCGCGCCGTGGCGCCGGGCATGAAGGCGGCCGGCGGCGGCGCCATCCTCAATTTTGGCTCGATCTCGTGGCATCTCGGCCTGCCGGACCTGGTGCTGTACGAAACCGCCAAGGCGGCGATCGAGGGCTTCACCCGCGCCCTGGCCCGCGAACTGGGCCCGGATAATATCCGCGTCACCACCATCATTCCCGGCAATGTGAAAACCAAGCGCCAGGAAAAGTGGTACACGCCGGAGGGCGAGCGCCAGATCGTGGAAGCGCAGTGCTTGCCCGGCCGTATCGTGCCGGAAAACGTGGCGGCCCTGGCCATGTTTCTGGCCTCGGACGACGCCGCGCTTTGCACCGGCCACGGCTACTGGATCGACGCCGGCTGGCGGTAG